Below is a window of Halobacillus amylolyticus DNA.
TAGTAGCAGTCAGTCAAGAGGATAGAAAATTGTTTAGTGTCTATGACCCAACGATGGGATCAGGTTCTTTGATGCTTAATGTACGAAACTATATTAATCATCCAGAAAGTGTAAAGTATCACGGACAGGAACTAAATACAACAACGTATAATCTAGCGAAGATGAACTTAATCTTGCATGGCATTCGAAAGGAAGATATGCGCCTACGTAATGGGGATACATTGAACAATGATTGGCCTACAGATGAACCTTATACTTTTGATTCCGTCTTGATGAATCCACCCTACTCAGCAAAATGGTCATCAGATAAAACGTTTTTAGATGATTCTCGTTTCAATCGTTACGGGAAGTTAGCACCAAAATCAAAAGCAGATTTTTCCTTTCTTTTACATGGGTTCTACCACTTGAAAGATTCAGGAACAATGGCAATCGTCTTACCACATGGTGTACTGTTCCGCGGGGCTGCAGAAGGTGTAATCCGCAAGAAATTACTGGAAGATGGAAGTATTGATGCGATCATAGGGATGCCAGCTAACTTGTTCTTCGGGACATCCATTCCAACAACCGTTATCATTTTAAAGAAAAACCGCAAGCACCGTGATGTATTATTTATTGATACAAGTAAAGAATTTGAAAAAGGAAAAAACAAAAACAAACTTACGAAAGAAAATATCGATATGATTGTCGAAACGTATAAAAACCGACAAGACGTGGAGAAATATGCTCACATAGCTTCTTTTGAGGAAATCAAAGAGAATGATTTTAATTTGAATATTCCTCGTTACGTTGATACGTTTGAAGAAAAAGAACCTGTGGATATGGCTGCGCTTGGTTCATCCATTCAAGACATTCGAAAAGAAAAGGCAGAGTTAGAATCAAGCCTATATGACACGATTTCTTCGCTACAATTTGATGAAAAAAATGCAGAATGGATTAAGGGTGCATTAGAGGTGTTTCATCGTGAAAAATAAGCAGACACCACAAATTCGGTTTCCAGGATTTACTGAAGATTGGGAGCAGTGTAATTTAGGAAATGTCTCAACTAAAATTGGAAGTGGTAAAACTCCTAAAGGTGGAGCTCAAAATTATAAATCTGAGGGAATTCCTTTGTTGCGCTCACAAAATATTTTGAATAATAAAGTGAATTTTAATAATGTTGTTTATATTACACCTGAAATTGATGAAAATATGGCAAATAGTCGTGTTCAAAAAGGCGATGTATTGCTAAATATTACTGGTGCTTCAATTGGTAGAAGTGCAGTATATAAATTAAATCATAAGGCAAATGTAAATCAACATGTTTCAATAATCCGTCCAATTAGTGAAGTCAACCCACACTTTATACAATTAAATATAACCTCTGAAAAAGGCCAAAAACAAATAGAACTAAACCAAGCTGGTGGAGGAAGGGAAGGTTTAAATTTCCAACAGATAGCAAAAATGAGTTTTTACTTCCCATCATCGGAAGAACAAGACACGATTGGAAATTTTTTAAAACAGCTCGACGACAGAATCGCTATCCATGAGCGAGAACTAACCATCCTCAAACAAACAAAACAGGGATTCTTGCAAAAAATGTTTCCAAAAGAAGGGGATTCCATGCCAGAGATTCGGTTCCCAGGATTTACAGGAGATTGGGAACAGCAAAAGTTGAATTCAATAGTGGACAGGTTAAAGTCATATTCTTTATCTCGTAATGTAGAGACTAGTGAATATACAGGATACAAGTATGTACACTATGGTGATATTCACACAAAAGTTGCAGATGTAATAGATGAATCTAGCAATTTACCCAATATAAAGGCTGGAAACTACGAACTGCTAGAAAAAGGGGATTTAGTATTAGCAGACGCTTCAGAAGATTATCAGGGGATAGCCGCACCTGCAGTAATCACGATAAATACACCGTATAAGTTAGTTTCTGGACTCCATACGATAGCATTGAGGCCTAAACAAGTAGATTCTTTGTTTCTATACTATTTGATACATTCGCAAACTTTTAGGAAGTATGGTTATAAGACAGGAACAGGAATGAAGGTATTTGGAATTAGCGTGAAAAATGTACTCGAATTTGAGGGTGTGTTTCCGTTAATAGAAGAGCAATCCAAAATCGGCAATTTCTTCAAAAATCTAGATGATATAATTGCCACTCACCAACACGAACTTGACACCTTAAAAGAAACCAAAAAAGCTTTCCTGCAAAAAATATTTATATAAGTAATTGAAAGGAGGGAGAAACATGACGAAGCTATCCCATAACGATGAAGCAGAAGTGGAACGACGGCTGATTGAAGTGTTAGGGGAAGGGTATAATCAATGGAATTATCGTCCTGATTTAAAATCAGAAGATGATCTCTGGAAAAACTTGCGTAAAATAGTCACACAAAACAACTTATCAGAAATTGGGGAACATCCAATCACGGATAAAGAATTTGACACAATTAAAACAGAACTGCTATTGAAAACAAAAACCCCCTTTGATGCTGCAAGATGGCTCAAAGGGGAGAATGGAATTGCTCGTATTACGATTGAACGGGAAAATGCTTCTTTAGGTCCGATGTCGTTGGTATTGTATTCGAATCATGACATAGGCGGAGGAATCTCTACATATGAAGTCGTTCACCAAATTGCAAAACAAAAAACAAATGTGGATGACCGTGATCGTCGCTTTGATGTAACTCTCTTAATCAATGGCTTACCCATTGTTCAAATAGAATTAAAACAAGCCAGCGCCAAAGATGGTGTGTTCCAAGCGTTTAATCAGGTTAAGAAATATGCAGAAGAAGGCATGTTTAGAGGGAATATCTTTTCCACACTACAATTATTTGTTGTTTCCAATGAGCAAACAACGCGTTATTTTGCAAATGCGATGCCAAAAGATATGCATAAAAAATTTCTCTTTAGTTGGCGGACCACAGAAAATCGAAAAGTAGAAAACCTCTATGAATTTGTGAAACAAGTTTTAAATATTCCAGATGCACATCGATTAATTGCATATTATACGATTGTTAGTGAGGACCAAGACAACAAAACTCTGATGGTTTTACACCCATACCAAGTTCATGCAATAGAAGCTTTATTTAAATCTGCGGTGAAACATGAATCTGGATTTGTTTGGCATGCGACTGGTTCAGGAAAAACATTAACAAGTTTTGTCTCTACAAAATTATTAGCTCGTAAACCAGGTGTAGACCGTACAATTATGCTGATTGACCGTAAAGACTTGGACAGTCAAACAACGACCGAATTCACTAAATTCGCTTCTGAATTTAATACTGGTATTTCTTCTGGTTATGCGAATTCTAACAGCTTAATTGTCGGAACCGGCAGCGCAAAAGAACTAAGTAGTACATTACTATCTGATGCTAATTCAAATACAATAATTATCACTACTCGTCAAAAGCTAGA
It encodes the following:
- a CDS encoding type I restriction-modification system subunit M, whose product is MSELNSKLFSAADSLRSKMDASEYKNYLLGLIFYKYLSDELLVKVVEIADESTEEYNTQEKQTQLYRDLLADEEVKDDLTETLVDTLGHHMEPDYLFNVLAEKAKRNTFQLNDLNKAFIDLSTKYDQFSGLFDDVDLTSKKLGSDDQQRNITISDVLKKLSEIDVMGHDGDVIGDAYEFLIGEFASEAGKKAGEFYTPSKVSDMMAQIVAVSQEDRKLFSVYDPTMGSGSLMLNVRNYINHPESVKYHGQELNTTTYNLAKMNLILHGIRKEDMRLRNGDTLNNDWPTDEPYTFDSVLMNPPYSAKWSSDKTFLDDSRFNRYGKLAPKSKADFSFLLHGFYHLKDSGTMAIVLPHGVLFRGAAEGVIRKKLLEDGSIDAIIGMPANLFFGTSIPTTVIILKKNRKHRDVLFIDTSKEFEKGKNKNKLTKENIDMIVETYKNRQDVEKYAHIASFEEIKENDFNLNIPRYVDTFEEKEPVDMAALGSSIQDIRKEKAELESSLYDTISSLQFDEKNAEWIKGALEVFHREK
- a CDS encoding restriction endonuclease subunit S; amino-acid sequence: MKNKQTPQIRFPGFTEDWEQCNLGNVSTKIGSGKTPKGGAQNYKSEGIPLLRSQNILNNKVNFNNVVYITPEIDENMANSRVQKGDVLLNITGASIGRSAVYKLNHKANVNQHVSIIRPISEVNPHFIQLNITSEKGQKQIELNQAGGGREGLNFQQIAKMSFYFPSSEEQDTIGNFLKQLDDRIAIHERELTILKQTKQGFLQKMFPKEGDSMPEIRFPGFTGDWEQQKLNSIVDRLKSYSLSRNVETSEYTGYKYVHYGDIHTKVADVIDESSNLPNIKAGNYELLEKGDLVLADASEDYQGIAAPAVITINTPYKLVSGLHTIALRPKQVDSLFLYYLIHSQTFRKYGYKTGTGMKVFGISVKNVLEFEGVFPLIEEQSKIGNFFKNLDDIIATHQHELDTLKETKKAFLQKIFI